The sequence GCCGCTGCTCGCGATGTGGGCGCCGCTCGCGTGCGCGCAAGGCTACCCGGCGAGACCGGTGCGCGCGATCGTGTCCTACCCCGCGGGCGGACTGCCGGACACCATGGCGAGAGTCGCCTTCCATCGCGTGTCCGAGACGCTCGGCCAGACGTTCGTCGTCGACAATCGGCCGGGCGCCGGCGGCATTACGGCCTGTGAGCTCGTCGCGAACGGCGCGCCGGACGGCTATACGCTGCTCGTCGCGGATACGCCGCAAACCGCCGTCAATCTCGCGCTGTATGCGAAGCTGCCGTACGACACGCTGCGCGATTTCGCGCCGGTCGCCATCATCGGCACCTCCACGCAGTTCCTCGTCGCGAGCGCAGCGCTGCCCGCCTCGTCCCTGACCGAGCTGATCGCGCTCGCGCGCGCGAAACCGGGGCAGCTTCGGTTCGGCTCGTCCGGCGTCGGCAGCCTCCAGCACCTCGGGCTCGAAGCGCTCAAATCGGGCCTTGCGCTCGACATCGTGCACGTGCCGTACAAAGGCACCGCGCAGGCGGTTCCCGCCATGCTGGCGGGCGAGGTCACGCTCGTGTTCTCCGCGTTTCCTTCGATCCTTCAGTTCGTCAAGGCAGGACGCGTGCGATTGCTCGCGGTGAACACGCTGAAGCGCTCGCCCTACGCGCCCGACGTGCCGACCGTCGCCGAGGTGACGGGGCTGCGCGATTTCGATTACCCGCCGGTGATCGGCGTGCTCGCGCCGTCGCGAACGCCTCCGCCGT comes from Burkholderiales bacterium and encodes:
- a CDS encoding tripartite tricarboxylate transporter substrate binding protein — protein: MSRIRLVLLPLLAMWAPLACAQGYPARPVRAIVSYPAGGLPDTMARVAFHRVSETLGQTFVVDNRPGAGGITACELVANGAPDGYTLLVADTPQTAVNLALYAKLPYDTLRDFAPVAIIGTSTQFLVASAALPASSLTELIALARAKPGQLRFGSSGVGSLQHLGLEALKSGLALDIVHVPYKGTAQAVPAMLAGEVTLVFSAFPSILQFVKAGRVRLLAVNTLKRSPYAPDVPTVAEVTGLRDFDYPPVIGVLAPSRTPPPLVTRVSRAISAAVQHAEVRSRFNTLGIDPVGSTPEAYARQIGEDIVKYAKVVKAAGVRVDQ